The genome window AGCAGTTCCTTCCGAACCGGGCGTACAATATCCGTTCGCAGGACTGCAGCAATTGCTTCAAGACAATGAGGAGGTGTGAATCATGGCTCTTCCGAAGGGGAAAATCTCTAAGGCTCGCAAGCACAGCCGCCGCGCCAACTGGAAGCTCACACTGCCGGGAATCGGCAAGTGCCCGCAGTGCGGTCAGATGAAGCTGTCTCATCGCGTGTGCAAGAATTGCGGTTATTATAACGGCGTCCAGGTCGTCGTCAATAAGGACGAAGAGAAGAACGCCTGATTGTCGACTGCATTTTTGGCCAAGGATTAAAGAATCGCAGCTCCGCCCATCAGGGTTGGAGCTGTTTCTTCTATTTACCGGAGAGGGAGGATTACCATGGAAAAGAAAATGAGCGGCGCTGATATGGCGACCCGGTTCAATCCCCAGGAGATCGAAGCGGACATTTATAAAGCATGGGAAGAATCCGGCGCGTTTACCGCGCACAGGGTTGAGGGAAAGAAACCCTTTACCATCGTCATGCCTCCGCCCAACATTACCGGCCAGCTGCATATGGGCCATGCCATGGACTGCATCATGCAGGATGCCCCGATCCGGTACCACCGGATGAAGGGTGATCCTACCCTGTGGCTGCCCGGTACGGACCATGCCGCGATTGCCACGGAAGTGAAGATTGTGGAAGCCATGGCGAAGGAAGGCCTGACCAAAGAGGGGATCGGCCGTGAAGCTTTCCTGGAGCGGGCCTGGAACTGGAAGAAGGAATACGGCGGCCGTATCGTGCACCAGCAGCGGAAGATGGGTATCAGCTGCGACTGGACGCGGGAACGGTTCACCATGGATGAAGGCTGCAGCCGTGCTGTACGCGAAATGTTTGTCAGCCTGTATGAAAAGGGACTGATCTACCGCGGCAACCGGATGATCAACTGGTGTCCTGCCTGCCAGAGCGCCATCAGCGACGCAGAAGTGGTATACAAAGATGTGCCGAGCCATCTGTGGCATATCCGCTACCCCGGTGCTGACGGAAGCGAAGGCGTTGTGGTGGCCACCACCCGTCCCGAGACCATGCTGGGCGATACCGGCGTGGCTGTGAACCCTGCCGATGAGCGGTATACCGACCTGGTGGGCAAGAACGTGATCCTGCCTATTATGAACAAAGAGATTCCCGTGGTCGCGGATGACTATGTGGAAATGGAATTCGGCACCGGCGCGGTGAAGATGACCCCTGCCCACGACCCGAACGACTTTGAAGTCGCCCAGCGGCATAACCTGGAGATTATCACAGTGACCAATGACGATGGCACCAT of Aristaeella lactis contains these proteins:
- the rpmF gene encoding 50S ribosomal protein L32 gives rise to the protein MALPKGKISKARKHSRRANWKLTLPGIGKCPQCGQMKLSHRVCKNCGYYNGVQVVVNKDEEKNA